The Pseudanabaena sp. BC1403 genome includes the window GGCTTCTTGCTCCGCATATTTAGTTGGAGTAATCTCTTCAGGCTTAAGTTGAAGAGTTTCTTCGACAGTTCTTCCTGATATTTTGGCAAATGCTGCATTGACAAATACTAATTGCCCATCCATTCGACAACTCGCTAGCCCGATGGGAAATTCTTCTACTAATTGGCGATTAAATGCTTCACTCTCAGCTAGAGATTCCTCGGCAAGCTTGCGATCGGTGATGTCCTGAAACGTACCGACTACGCCAACAATTTCTCCCAATTTATCTCGCAGAGGGATTTTATTGGTTTCGATCCAGTTTAACTGACCATTGGGTAAGGTAATCGTTTCTTGAATGCCGATCTGCGAGATTCCAGACTCCATTACGGCTCGATCATCTTTGATATATTTAAGAGCCTCCTCTTCAGTGGAGGAAAAGTCAAAGTCAGTTTTGCCGATAGCTTCCAGAGGCGCAGCTACTCCAGTTGTTTGGGCAAAAAGTTGGTTGCAGCCCAATAGAACTGATTGACGATCTTTCCAAAATACCGCCAGAGGGAAAGCGTCGAGGACGGTTTGTAGCAATCTTTGCGATTCTTCTAGGGCTTTTTGGGCTTGTTTACGTTCCGTGACATCTCTAAAGATTCCTCTTGTGGCGATTGGTACGCCATCTTTTAGTTGACAATTTACATTCCCTTCAACAAGGATCGCTCGACCATCTTTAGTTATAAATCTTGTTTCGATACTTACACATTGCTCACCTGCAAATAGATTTTGCATCGCGCTCTGACAATGATTAAGGTCTTCGGGATGGATGATTTGAAAAATCGATAAATTTTCTAGCTCGACTTCGCTATAACCCAAGGTTTCTTTCCATGCTCGATTCGCAAATAAGATGCGTCCTTCTGGAGTCACACTTTGAATTAAATCAGTAGCATTGTCAAAGAAATCCCGAAGTTGTTCCTCCCGTTCTTGTAGTTCTTGAGTACGTTGTTGTACACGCATCTCTAACTCTTGATTTAAGCGATTGAGGGATTCGTTAACATTTTTGCGCTGTAATTCCGCCGATGCTCTCGCCGCAAATACTTGCAAAATGCCGATCGCTTCAACCCGTTTGATTTCGGAAATAGGCTGCGTATCTAAAATACAAAGATTACCAATAGCTCTGCCATGATCATCTTTCAAGGCAATTCCCAAGTAGCTTTCAGCTTTCATGGTCACAAGGTCAAGATCTTCCACAAAGATTTTTGAGACATATTGCTCACAATGATATTGTCCCTCTTGCAAAGAAATTTCGCAGGGAGTCTGGGCTGGCAGATAGGAAATAGAAGGTTGTAAGCTGCCATTTGCCCAGAATCCTAATGTAACCAAGCGATCTCCAACAAATTCGGTCACGAGAGCGTAGGTGACATCAAGAGCCTCAGCAATGTGACGCACCAATTCCACAAAAAAGTCGGCTCCTGTAACGGCGGCAGTTCCTGTTACTAGTTTTTGTAAGACTGTCTCGGCGTGTTTGCGATCGCTAATATCGGTAATCGTCCCCACATAGCCAATGATTTCGCCATAGATATCGCGTTCGGCTCTGGCTCGTGAAAGTACCCAAGTTATAGTGCCATCGGGCTTTTGAAAACGGCATTCAAGCTCAAACGGGCGGTGCTCCTGTACGGAGGCATACCATTCTGCTCCAACTTTTTCGCGATCGTCTGGATGCAATGCTCTCGCCCAGTTAGGGCCAGACGCTTCTTCTACGGTCAAGCCTGCGATCTCACACCAGCGATCGTTGAGGTAGATCGCATCACCAGTGGTATTAGTGCGATAAATGCCCACAGGCGCAACAGCAGCTAGAGACTCAAAGCGTTTCTGACTCTCCTGTAAAGAAAGTTCACTCTCCTTAAGATCCGTAATATCGATGCCAACGCCTAAAACACCTAAATCATTTGAGTTTGGCAATCTAATCGGTCGTTTTTGCCATTGCTGCCATTGCTTGCCAACATCATCTCGATAAACTTTTTCTTCGGGCAGAAATAGGTTCTGTTGAGTTTCGATTACTTGCCGATTTTCTTGAAGATAGCGTTCTGCTTCTTCTGGAAGGATGTTGAGATCTATATCATTTTTTCCTAATAATTCTTCAACAGTAAGGCTACGTAAATCCGCGATCGCTTGATTCGCTAGCAAAAATTTGCCATCCCAATCTTTGACAAATATCATATTGGGATTACTATCAATGACTAATTTAAAAAATTCCTGTTGTTGCTGAAGTTGATCTCGACTCGATCGCAATGACTCTTCAATTTTTAAGCGTGCTTGATTTTCTTGCTGCAATCCCGCGATCGCTTGTTGTAATTGACTAGTACGTTCCTCAACAATATTTTCCAAGCCTTCTTGAGAGTTTCGCAATTCAAGTTCGATTGTCTTTAGAGAAGTGACATCACGAATTACACCTACCCTACTTATGTGCATATTTTCGATAACCAAAGATTCGGATACTAAAGCCCAAAAATTTGTACCATCGGCGCGCAACATTAAAACTTCTGCTTCGGTTATCCTATTCTCGTCAGAACAAGTGCGAATATGTCGCAACCATTCTGTGTATAGATAAGGTTGTTTTAAAACTTGGATGGGTTGCCCAATCACCTCTTCGGGAGAAATATTACTCAATTCGGCAAGAGTATTGTTGATATATTGCAAATTTCCTTTGCTATCTAAAATGTAGATACTATCTTTGATGCTCTGCATCGCACGGTTGAGTAACTGTAATTGCCCCTTGGTTTGATGGCGACTCAATGTTTTATCGATGGTTGCGGGTAAAATTTTAAGGTAGTTGCGTTCGGGATCTTTAATCAGATAGTCCGCAGCCCCCTGACTCATCAATCTTGCCGCCGTTTCCTCGTCCCCACTACCTGTCGAGATCACAAATGGACAATTTTGTTCTTTAAGAATCGGAAATAGCTCACTAGAATGACCATCGCCTAAGTTGTAATCGAGAATCGCTATTTGAAATGTGCGATCGCTAAGAATCTCTAACGCCTCTGATAACGAGCTTGCTAGCGTATATTCGTATGGCAATCCCAATTGTTTTACATAGCGCGTAAATGCTAGGCGATCAATCTGATCATCATCTACGAATAGAAGATGAAGTTTGGTTGAATTATAGTGGAATGTTGAAGAGTTCATGGCTAAAGTTTTAAACGAGATAAAGCAATAAATTAGCTAATTAAATTAGGAATTTCACTTAAGCGCCAATACTGATAAAGAACAAGCAACTTTTCGACAAAATCAGGATATTCCAAGGGCTTAACGATATAACCTGCGGCGCTTAACTCAAAGCTGGTAAGGCGATCCTGTTCTTCTTGAGAGGTAGTCAAGATCACTACAGGAATTTTGCACCAATCGGAATCGGATTTGAGGATTTTGAGAAACTCCAGCCCATTCATCCTTGGCATATTTAAATCCAATAGAATTAATGCAGGGACTGGATTACTTGAATCTCGCAAAAACTCTAGAGCTGATTCTCCATCATATCTGACATAGAGGGGATTCTCGGCATGGATATCTCTTAAACCACGTTTGAGGGTCATAATATCGAGCAGATCATCTTCTACGAGTAAAATCGGATCGAAACTTCTCATGATTTGTTTACCTCAACCAGAGCTTCCGATTTTGGTAGCGTAAAACAAAATGTACTACCTTTACCGATTTCGGAGTTTAGCCAAATTTTACCATCATAGGCTTCGACAATTTTTTTGACGATCGCTAATCCCACCCCCGTACTTTCAGATTGATCGCGCGGCACTAGAGTTTGAAAGATCTGGAATACCTTGTCAAAATGTCTAGTCTCGATTCCCATCCCCGTATCGTTGACATAAAATTCCCAATAGTCATCTTTTTCTGAATGACCGATGTGAATTTCTCCTTCTAGCTTACCCATATATTTGACAGCATTGCCAATCAAATTTTGAAACACCTGTTGAATTCGCGTCTTTTCAACTGTTAAAGTCGGCAATTCTGTATCGATCGCAATTTGAATACCTTCGGGCGCAGCAATCATATCTATCGTTTCGTGGAGTAGTCGTAAAAGATTTACTTGAGTTTTATTTTCTTTTACCCGACTTACCCGCGAATATTGCAATACACCATCAATGAGATCGCTCATCCGCCTTACTCGACCACTCATCAGCCTCAGCATATCGCGTCCTTCATCATCAAGGCGATCGCCATAATCATTTTGCAACCAATCCGCTAGAGACGCGATGCCCCGTAATGGAGCCTTGAGATCGTGGGAGACGATATAAGCAAAGTCTTTTAGCTCTTGGTTGACAGTGGCTAACTCTGAGACTAGTTTTAGTTGGTGATTTTCGGATGTTTTTCTTTCAATCGCATGGATAATTGAGCGTTCTAATAAAGTTGCACTCAAAAAGTTTCCCTTAACCAAATAGTCCGATGCACCGAGCGCCATTGCTTTTTGGTCGATTTCGCGATCGCCAACTCCCGTCAGCAAAATTATCGGCTTGTTGCATCCCATATTAATGGCAGCTTGCATTAATTCCAATCCATTCTCTTTGCCAAGGCGAAAATCAAAGAGATATATGTCATGACATTTTTTGCCAATCTCTACTAATCCATCATCATAGTTATCAATCCAAGTCAGTTTAAAGTCTAATAGCTCGGCTTCGCTCAAAAAGTCACGAGCCACAATATAGTCATCTTCATCATCGTCTACGAGCAGGACTCGACAAATCTCTAGTGGCATTGTTTTCTGGTGAATAAAGATTTTTAATAACCTTGCTATTAATTAAAGTACCCGTGGCTTTGACTTCACTCAGCCAACGTTGGCTGAGTATATAAACTTGATAGGACATTTTTTCTCAGCAAGTGCTTAATGTTTTGCGCTATGGGCGAAACATGATTAACCTATTTGGCAGCTCGTTCTGGTAATTCTACAATTTCAAACCAATAAGATCCCACCATCTTCATGATTTGAACCATCGAGTCAAACACAACAGGCTTGGCGATGAAGGAACTCACACCCAGATCGTAAGTTCTCAGGATGTCTTCCTCAGCCTTAGAAGTTGTGAGTACTACGATGGGGATTTGGCGAAGCTCTAGATCAGCTTTAATTTCTTTGAGGGCTTCTCTACCATCCTTGCGGGGCATATTTAAATCCAATAGGATCAAACTAGGACGGGGTGAACTTTTAGGATCAGCGAAGTCGCCTCGATGATTTAAATAGTCTAACAACTCCACCCCGTCACCAACAAAATGCAAGTCATTGGCAAGGCGATTTTCTTCTAAGGCATCTTGCATGAGCAAGCGGTCATCTTCATCATCTTCGGCAACTAAAATAGTAATACTTTTTCTTTTGTTAGTCATCGTGAAGCTCTCCTTTGGGGTGATAAATGGGTAATGTAAAAATAAAAGTAGCGCCTTATTCGAGATTCCCTTCTGCGGTTAAGGTTCCATTGTGTCTCTCTGCAATTTTACGGCAAATAGCTAGACCAATCCCAGTAACTTCAAAGGTTTTTCTGTCATCATCATAGTTGTCAGCCCAAGTCAGATTAAAGTCTAATAACTAGGCTTCGCTCAGATTGGGACAAAACAGCTATGAGGCTTATTTAATACTTCAAATAAATTTGTTCGATTTATTTGAAGTATTAAGTACTCGACACAAATATCATGAACTTTTATCTATGATTAATGAGAAACATAATGCCCTATGTTTAGCTATTTATAAAAAATATCAGAACCTTAAAAGATCATATAAAAAATTAGATGAAATCATTTCTTTTCATATTCCATATATGGCTCAGACAAATCCCCATTAGAGTTATGAGTGCAATTACTCATAATCTAAAATATGCAATGCTGAGTCTGTTGACAGTTACTATGGCGATCGCCTTAACGAACTGCACTCCCCAAACAAACATCCCATTACGCATCGGATCGAACCTCTGGACGGGATATGAGACTTTATATCTGGCGCGGGACTTGGGCTACTATAACGACAAGCCGATCCGATTAGTTGATTATCCTTCAGGCACAGAGGAAGTCCGCGCCTATCGTAATAAAGAAATTGAAGGGGCAGGACTATCAATCGATCAAGCCCTAGTCCTCGCTGCTACCCAAGAAAATATTCGGATTATCGCAATTATGGATGTGTCCAATGGCGGTGATGTGATCTTAGGTAAGCCAGAATTCACTGACATGAAAGCTCTCAAAGGTAAGCGTGTGGGCGTGGAATCAACTGCACTCGGAGCTTTCTTCATCGCCCGTGCATTAGAAAAAAATGACATGACTGCCAAAGATATTCAAATTGTGTCTTTGGAATTGACGGAACACGAACGCGCTTACAAAGAGGGGAAAGTAGATGCTGTGGTTACTTTTGGGCCTGCGAGAATCAAGCTGTTAGCGGCTGGGGCAAAATTACTATTTGATAGCAGTCAGATTCCTGGAGAAATTGTCGATACCTTAGCGGTAAGTACGGAGGCGATCGCTAATAATCCCGAAACGATTCAAGCTTTGGTGGATGGTCGATTTCGCGCCTTAGATTATTTTGAAAAAAATCCTCAAGATGCCGCAACACGAATGGCTAAGCGTACCAAAGTCACCCCTGAGCAAATCCTTGATGCCTTTAAAGGGCTAAGCCAACCGAATTTACAAGCAAATCAAAAACTGCTTGATAAAAGCGATCCTGCGCTAATTAATGGTATGACCAAACTAGTAAAGATTATGGTTGACAACAAATTACTACCCAAAACTATCGATCCTGCTAGTATTCTAGATGACCGTTTTATTAAGAATGCGAAGGTTTAAATCTACCCAACGGTTCCCATGAAAGGATTGCCAATTTTCCCGATTTCTTTAAGGATTTCAATCCCTACAATTTTAATTTTTTGTGGGGGCTTGTTGGGCTTAACTTCTTTTAATCAAGAAATTAATGAGGCTTATCAAAAGACAGAAATTAATACCAAAAATTATGTCCAAATTTCCGCAGGACAGACATCAAGAATCTTAGATTATTTGTATCGTAGAGCCAATATTGAAGATGCCGAAATCACGATCATTAGTCAGCTTGGCAGCGATCCGAATCTTAATTTAGTAATGTTGATTAACGATGACGATGTTGTACGTCTCTCTAATCGTTATGAATTGAAAAACGAACCAGTTACAAAAACACAAGGTGTGGATTATGTCGAAAAGTTTGGGGCGGTACGCAAAAATTTATCGGGAGATGTATTGATATCGGCGGATCGGTCGAAACTAATCGCGATGTATCCTGTCATTTTGCCATTGCAGCCCAATGAGCTTCAGTCCTCCAAAGTGGGCGTTTTATTCTTTGAATACGATCTAACCCGCACCAAACAGATTGCGTTTAATGATGCTTTAAAGCGATCGCTGTTTTTTAGTGGCAGTTTAACGATCTTTTGCATAGGAATTTGGTTCTTCTTTGAAATTACGCTCACAAGGCGTGTCTCCCGTTTAGTGGCGGTGAGCAATAGCCTCGCGGAAGGAAAACTAGACGAACGCGCAGGACTAACAGGCTCAGATGAATTATTTCAAATCTCTGTTGCCTTCGATCGCATGGCAGGCAAAATTCAAGATAATGCCAATATTTTGCTGCGCCAAAATGCCGTATTACAATCCCAGATTGAAGCTTCCATTGATGGCATTTCGATTGTCGATGAAAATCGCAATATCGTCTACTACAATCAACGTATTTGCGACCTCTGGCAGATTCCTGTCAACATTATTGAAACAGGGGACGATCGCGAATTCATGAAATGGGTATTGAGCAACTTAGTCGAACCCGAAATATTTTGCGCTAAAATCGAATACTTATACGAAAATCCCCATAGCAGCA containing:
- a CDS encoding PAS domain S-box protein, coding for MNSSTFHYNSTKLHLLFVDDDQIDRLAFTRYVKQLGLPYEYTLASSLSEALEILSDRTFQIAILDYNLGDGHSSELFPILKEQNCPFVISTGSGDEETAARLMSQGAADYLIKDPERNYLKILPATIDKTLSRHQTKGQLQLLNRAMQSIKDSIYILDSKGNLQYINNTLAELSNISPEEVIGQPIQVLKQPYLYTEWLRHIRTCSDENRITEAEVLMLRADGTNFWALVSESLVIENMHISRVGVIRDVTSLKTIELELRNSQEGLENIVEERTSQLQQAIAGLQQENQARLKIEESLRSSRDQLQQQQEFFKLVIDSNPNMIFVKDWDGKFLLANQAIADLRSLTVEELLGKNDIDLNILPEEAERYLQENRQVIETQQNLFLPEEKVYRDDVGKQWQQWQKRPIRLPNSNDLGVLGVGIDITDLKESELSLQESQKRFESLAAVAPVGIYRTNTTGDAIYLNDRWCEIAGLTVEEASGPNWARALHPDDREKVGAEWYASVQEHRPFELECRFQKPDGTITWVLSRARAERDIYGEIIGYVGTITDISDRKHAETVLQKLVTGTAAVTGADFFVELVRHIAEALDVTYALVTEFVGDRLVTLGFWANGSLQPSISYLPAQTPCEISLQEGQYHCEQYVSKIFVEDLDLVTMKAESYLGIALKDDHGRAIGNLCILDTQPISEIKRVEAIGILQVFAARASAELQRKNVNESLNRLNQELEMRVQQRTQELQEREEQLRDFFDNATDLIQSVTPEGRILFANRAWKETLGYSEVELENLSIFQIIHPEDLNHCQSAMQNLFAGEQCVSIETRFITKDGRAILVEGNVNCQLKDGVPIATRGIFRDVTERKQAQKALEESQRLLQTVLDAFPLAVFWKDRQSVLLGCNQLFAQTTGVAAPLEAIGKTDFDFSSTEEEALKYIKDDRAVMESGISQIGIQETITLPNGQLNWIETNKIPLRDKLGEIVGVVGTFQDITDRKLAEESLAESEAFNRQLVEEFPIGLASCRMDGQLVFVNAAFAKISGRTVEETLQLKPEEITPTKYAEQEAEQLRLLEENGRYGPYEKEYIHKDGYLVPVLLSGLIILQNGELLIWSSVQDISDRKQAEAQLQLANEELMRATRLKDEFLANMSHELRTPLNSILGMTEILQEQIFGIMNDRQLKSLQTIEHSSTHLLSLINDILDVAKIESGQVILDLSSTRIESLCKASLSFIKQQALTKRIQLTLRVPKNLPEILLDERRIRQVLINLLNNAVKFTLEGGTITLEVSQVQLNEDTTNPATPNYLKIAVIDTGIGISAENIQKLFQPFIQIDSALNRQYTGTGLGLALVKRIVELHGGSIELTSELGVGSRFAINLPFNTGDPILEVQNEYDLTEQSLIDKSQTDSPSSPLILLAEDNEANIGTFSSYLKAKGYRLVFATDGQQAIDLTKEHHPDLILMDIQMPVMDGLTAIEQIRLDPNLADIPIIALTALAMTGDREKCLAAGANEYLTKPLKLKQLDTSIQQVLSAEKK
- a CDS encoding response regulator, encoding MRSFDPILLVEDDLLDIMTLKRGLRDIHAENPLYVRYDGESALEFLRDSSNPVPALILLDLNMPRMNGLEFLKILKSDSDWCKIPVVILTTSQEEQDRLTSFELSAAGYIVKPLEYPDFVEKLLVLYQYWRLSEIPNLIS
- a CDS encoding ATP-binding protein produces the protein MPLEICRVLLVDDDEDDYIVARDFLSEAELLDFKLTWIDNYDDGLVEIGKKCHDIYLFDFRLGKENGLELMQAAINMGCNKPIILLTGVGDREIDQKAMALGASDYLVKGNFLSATLLERSIIHAIERKTSENHQLKLVSELATVNQELKDFAYIVSHDLKAPLRGIASLADWLQNDYGDRLDDEGRDMLRLMSGRVRRMSDLIDGVLQYSRVSRVKENKTQVNLLRLLHETIDMIAAPEGIQIAIDTELPTLTVEKTRIQQVFQNLIGNAVKYMGKLEGEIHIGHSEKDDYWEFYVNDTGMGIETRHFDKVFQIFQTLVPRDQSESTGVGLAIVKKIVEAYDGKIWLNSEIGKGSTFCFTLPKSEALVEVNKS
- a CDS encoding response regulator, translating into MTNKRKSITILVAEDDEDDRLLMQDALEENRLANDLHFVGDGVELLDYLNHRGDFADPKSSPRPSLILLDLNMPRKDGREALKEIKADLELRQIPIVVLTTSKAEEDILRTYDLGVSSFIAKPVVFDSMVQIMKMVGSYWFEIVELPERAAK
- a CDS encoding ABC transporter substrate-binding protein — protein: MSAITHNLKYAMLSLLTVTMAIALTNCTPQTNIPLRIGSNLWTGYETLYLARDLGYYNDKPIRLVDYPSGTEEVRAYRNKEIEGAGLSIDQALVLAATQENIRIIAIMDVSNGGDVILGKPEFTDMKALKGKRVGVESTALGAFFIARALEKNDMTAKDIQIVSLELTEHERAYKEGKVDAVVTFGPARIKLLAAGAKLLFDSSQIPGEIVDTLAVSTEAIANNPETIQALVDGRFRALDYFEKNPQDAATRMAKRTKVTPEQILDAFKGLSQPNLQANQKLLDKSDPALINGMTKLVKIMVDNKLLPKTIDPASILDDRFIKNAKV